The Lysobacter capsici genome has a segment encoding these proteins:
- a CDS encoding phage portal protein produces MTEVQPTEAIAPMPAKAQAFTFGDPVPVLDSRGFLEHTECAKVGRWYEPPVSLDGLARAFRSSPHHASAIHTKCNILVSTFVPHRLLSSEQFEKLALDTIALGNGYLERRNARSGKPLSLRHALARYTRRGVEDGHYFFNRGWEDEHEFVPGTIFHLMEPDLNQELYGVPQYVAALQSALLNESATLFRRKYYLNGSHAGFIMYVNDAAQDQADIDAMRQALKDAKGVGNFRNLFLYSPNGKKDGVQVIPISEVAARDEFLGIKGATRDDILAAHRVPPQLLGMPPNNTGGFGDVEKAARVFARNELIPLQTRFCRINEWLGEEVVRFVPYDLGGPI; encoded by the coding sequence ATGACCGAAGTACAACCGACCGAAGCCATCGCCCCGATGCCTGCGAAGGCGCAGGCGTTCACGTTTGGCGATCCGGTGCCCGTTCTGGACAGTCGTGGATTCTTGGAGCACACCGAATGCGCGAAGGTTGGTCGCTGGTACGAACCGCCAGTGTCACTGGACGGACTCGCGCGCGCATTCCGGTCGAGCCCGCATCACGCTTCGGCGATTCACACCAAATGCAACATCCTCGTTTCGACGTTCGTACCGCATCGGCTGCTCAGCAGTGAGCAATTCGAGAAATTGGCCCTCGATACGATCGCGCTTGGCAACGGCTACTTGGAACGCCGAAACGCACGCAGCGGTAAGCCGCTTTCGCTGCGCCACGCGCTCGCCCGGTATACCCGACGCGGCGTCGAGGACGGCCACTACTTCTTCAATCGGGGCTGGGAAGACGAACACGAGTTCGTTCCGGGCACCATCTTCCACTTGATGGAGCCGGATTTGAACCAGGAACTGTACGGAGTGCCGCAGTACGTGGCCGCGTTGCAGTCCGCGCTGTTGAATGAATCGGCAACGCTGTTCCGGCGAAAGTATTACCTCAACGGTAGCCACGCAGGCTTCATCATGTACGTCAACGATGCGGCCCAAGATCAGGCCGACATCGACGCCATGCGCCAAGCGCTCAAGGACGCCAAAGGTGTGGGCAATTTCCGCAATCTCTTCTTGTACTCGCCGAACGGCAAGAAAGACGGCGTGCAAGTCATCCCGATCAGCGAGGTCGCTGCCCGCGATGAGTTCTTGGGAATCAAGGGCGCAACGCGGGACGATATCTTGGCCGCGCACCGCGTGCCGCCGCAGTTGCTGGGCATGCCGCCCAACAATACGGGCGGGTTCGGCGACGTGGAGAAGGCCGCGCGAGTGTTCGCCCGCAACGAGTTGATTCCGTTGCAAACGCGCTTTTGCCGCATCAATGAATGGCTCGGCGAAGAAGTGGTGCGCTTCGTTCCGTATGATCTGGGCGGCCCAATCTAG
- a CDS encoding peptidoglycan-binding protein codes for MTESLDHAFELHHCIEQNNVFERSELLQELKRNGLYDVDSSRNTVYLPSEKALGAQLGISPHPGGHLHSYTKIVVDELEKIERGADWQSYMERGDSDAMRRVAQRVHVLEDTLKTALVNGDLYTNNTHGIPNAQTLKANQNFQRSIDGYGVSHAEQIAQIGRLESPEAQWVSVLQSEQQTLRATEIVNRPGYKPAGGEEFDGHASLRKAINQAHAGGRLDVSVQATSELRQAFSPHVAQADAREAATAGRAAARGAALRSLVVGGVAMSLADAADASERISSSLDQDNPLAAKSHAVHFAGRGAGGAIGGAAAGLIAGSWTGPGVLLTVAAGAYTGSEAGEKLAKMWDNRQVYHQARDNVSWEFTGRQWVRERTADISRDDRSNAEVTTFAAPPEKARELYLDALNAATALELKNVPPPRTPFTQPQALGDTPSLDPASWTRNSGTDQWERNVVVGRLDHAANATRREIASPERAAELDRAADQVIRENIASGQAPIAARYEIAYRASGFDLVGEKLPAATNVLTEGNLRASNGDLYRRDESGQWLSLDGTPAAGNLPLELERTNTALQPQLAQHREYVASLAPLQPPSTDVGDRDRAILLDTYLQRGVEPTQQHMDAAMLAIARTREANDIAPGMTTYQLQPNAKKGYDVTSSIAHVYNYSDGVPRIAAVTTAAEIDQARAEVQGRAAPIPDTPELRIEALSPQQHDAQEQALREAKRMGLSRDDVQFAAQHAAAAAIAADREPEIVILRDDIRVRAPTPEPRREPKSPSPEISKSPPPIAAPEPLAEQREAQAPTEDARKATEPAHAAVSEAQPPLAPPTAQAATQPAPGTPAAPVASDDALQRGSEGQDVALLQYRLDRMSYRGPGETPLPQHGRFDAATEHGVRQFQEANRLPATGMVDPDTVQALAVAQQSRAVRPAPTEQREEPAAPARERAPTVQAQDAAPTAVAPPPLSMPDRRIEAHEALEPAPSQPLESNHAAALSTREHGAANPAPERLPASDVGPTEPDHTSRQSEPVGTLAPPLGDHESEPDRRAAPPKHASGSPSHAESQAGIQRATADPTVDLSRFSREDQAMMAKIREGSPNGMSDEHLAAAMLAAKRNEIPDAGSIKLVAVVGDTLWIEKNTPGFHTPAATLSQQAPSLENTLRETQTFNEQQAQQQAQARELEQQQQNEKQTAAMRPQL; via the coding sequence ATGACTGAGTCGCTGGATCACGCATTCGAACTACATCATTGCATTGAGCAGAATAATGTTTTTGAAAGAAGCGAACTGCTGCAAGAGTTGAAGCGCAATGGGTTATATGACGTAGACAGCTCGCGAAATACCGTGTATTTGCCGAGCGAGAAGGCCCTTGGTGCGCAACTTGGTATTTCGCCGCATCCCGGCGGACATCTTCATTCCTATACCAAGATTGTAGTGGATGAATTGGAGAAGATCGAGCGCGGGGCCGATTGGCAGTCATACATGGAGCGAGGTGACAGCGACGCCATGCGACGCGTTGCGCAACGGGTGCATGTCCTCGAAGACACATTGAAAACCGCATTGGTTAATGGCGACCTATATACGAACAATACACACGGCATTCCCAACGCCCAGACACTTAAGGCCAATCAGAACTTTCAGCGTTCCATCGACGGTTACGGAGTGAGTCACGCTGAACAGATCGCGCAGATAGGAAGACTAGAGTCGCCTGAAGCGCAATGGGTTAGCGTGCTGCAATCTGAGCAACAAACATTGCGCGCGACAGAGATTGTGAACCGCCCGGGATACAAGCCCGCGGGTGGCGAGGAATTCGATGGGCACGCGTCTTTGCGTAAGGCGATAAATCAGGCGCATGCGGGTGGTCGGCTAGATGTGTCGGTCCAGGCCACTTCTGAACTTCGACAAGCTTTCAGCCCTCATGTTGCACAGGCTGATGCGCGAGAAGCGGCAACGGCAGGTCGAGCAGCAGCACGTGGCGCTGCACTCAGGTCGCTGGTCGTCGGTGGAGTGGCGATGAGCCTCGCCGATGCAGCAGACGCAAGCGAGCGCATTTCTTCGTCGCTGGACCAAGACAATCCGCTCGCTGCCAAATCCCATGCAGTTCATTTTGCCGGGCGCGGTGCTGGCGGCGCTATTGGTGGCGCTGCCGCCGGTCTGATTGCGGGCTCTTGGACCGGTCCTGGCGTGCTTCTAACGGTCGCTGCTGGTGCGTATACCGGCAGTGAGGCCGGCGAGAAACTCGCAAAGATGTGGGATAACCGTCAGGTCTATCACCAAGCCCGCGACAACGTGTCGTGGGAATTCACCGGCCGACAGTGGGTGCGCGAGCGAACGGCGGACATTTCACGTGATGATAGAAGCAATGCGGAAGTAACAACGTTCGCCGCGCCACCGGAGAAGGCTCGGGAACTGTATTTGGATGCGCTCAACGCGGCGACTGCGTTGGAACTTAAGAATGTACCGCCGCCGCGCACTCCGTTCACTCAACCGCAAGCGCTGGGGGATACCCCGAGCCTCGATCCTGCGTCTTGGACGCGCAACAGCGGCACCGACCAATGGGAACGCAATGTGGTCGTGGGCCGGCTCGATCACGCCGCCAACGCCACTCGGCGCGAAATCGCATCGCCAGAGCGGGCGGCCGAATTGGATCGGGCCGCCGACCAAGTCATCCGGGAAAACATTGCCAGCGGTCAGGCGCCCATTGCGGCCCGCTACGAAATAGCCTACCGGGCCAGCGGGTTTGATTTGGTGGGCGAGAAATTACCGGCCGCGACCAATGTGCTAACCGAAGGCAATCTGAGGGCGAGCAACGGCGATCTGTACCGGCGTGACGAGAGCGGTCAATGGTTGAGCCTGGACGGAACTCCCGCCGCTGGCAATCTGCCCTTGGAACTGGAGCGGACGAACACGGCCTTGCAACCGCAGCTGGCCCAACACCGAGAGTACGTCGCATCGCTGGCGCCATTGCAACCGCCGTCCACCGACGTCGGAGACCGGGACCGCGCGATTTTGTTGGACACGTACTTGCAGCGCGGCGTGGAGCCGACGCAACAGCATATGGACGCGGCCATGCTCGCCATTGCACGCACGCGCGAGGCTAACGATATTGCGCCCGGCATGACGACGTATCAGCTTCAGCCCAACGCCAAAAAAGGATACGACGTCACCAGTTCGATCGCGCACGTCTACAACTACTCAGACGGCGTGCCACGCATCGCAGCAGTCACGACCGCAGCGGAAATCGATCAGGCACGGGCCGAGGTGCAAGGCCGCGCGGCGCCGATCCCAGACACGCCCGAACTACGAATCGAAGCGCTATCGCCGCAGCAGCATGACGCCCAGGAACAAGCACTTCGCGAAGCGAAACGCATGGGACTATCACGCGATGATGTCCAGTTTGCCGCCCAGCATGCAGCGGCAGCGGCGATTGCAGCGGATCGCGAACCGGAAATCGTGATTCTGCGTGATGACATCCGCGTGCGTGCTCCGACGCCTGAGCCCCGGCGCGAGCCTAAGTCGCCATCACCCGAAATCAGCAAGTCACCGCCGCCGATTGCCGCACCCGAGCCCCTGGCGGAGCAACGCGAAGCGCAGGCACCTACCGAAGACGCGCGCAAGGCCACCGAGCCAGCGCATGCCGCCGTAAGCGAAGCTCAGCCCCCGTTAGCACCGCCCACGGCTCAGGCAGCGACGCAGCCCGCACCCGGCACGCCCGCCGCTCCTGTCGCGTCGGATGACGCGTTGCAACGCGGCAGCGAGGGGCAGGATGTGGCATTGCTGCAATACCGCCTGGATCGCATGAGCTATCGCGGGCCGGGAGAAACACCCCTGCCGCAGCATGGCCGGTTTGACGCCGCTACCGAGCACGGCGTGCGGCAATTTCAAGAAGCCAATCGCCTGCCCGCCACGGGCATGGTGGACCCGGACACGGTACAAGCCCTGGCGGTCGCGCAGCAGAGCCGCGCGGTTCGCCCGGCGCCTACAGAGCAGCGGGAAGAGCCCGCCGCGCCCGCTCGCGAGCGGGCGCCTACCGTGCAGGCTCAGGACGCCGCGCCTACGGCAGTCGCGCCGCCGCCCCTATCTATGCCGGATCGCCGCATAGAAGCGCACGAAGCGTTAGAGCCTGCGCCGTCTCAGCCATTGGAATCGAACCACGCTGCGGCGCTCTCTACACGGGAGCATGGGGCCGCCAATCCCGCCCCCGAGCGCCTGCCGGCATCCGATGTAGGCCCGACCGAGCCGGACCACACGTCGCGGCAGTCCGAACCGGTTGGAACGCTCGCACCGCCGCTTGGCGATCACGAATCCGAACCCGACAGGCGCGCCGCGCCACCCAAGCACGCCAGCGGCTCGCCCAGTCACGCCGAATCACAAGCTGGCATTCAACGCGCCACAGCCGATCCGACCGTTGATCTCTCCCGCTTCTCGCGCGAGGACCAAGCGATGATGGCGAAGATCCGCGAGGGCTCTCCCAACGGCATGTCCGATGAGCATCTCGCGGCGGCGATGTTGGCTGCAAAACGCAACGAAATACCCGATGCAGGGAGCATCAAGCTAGTCGCCGTGGTGGGGGACACCCTATGGATAGAAAAAAACACCCCAGGATTCCACACGCCCGCCGCAACGCTTTCGCAGCAAGCGCCGTCACTGGAAAATACGTTGCGCGAAACCCAAACTTTCAACGAACAGCAGGCGCAGCAACAAGCGCAGGCAAGGGAGTTGGAGCAGCAGCAACAGAACGAAAAGCAGACCGCAGCGATGCGGCCGCAACTGTAA
- a CDS encoding imm11 family protein has translation MDSQATVETIYVLRPSFSGRGPGHGLVFANLESLLAPPRRILRPTAGGFPPLRETPLLIQEQSGKATLDDLEASFSGYWLVSDRLKNAFEDNDPQGFAFARCDVKMADGSDAGERYLCDVLRVIDALDEERSETRIDVGDDFVNGKFYHVTTGSSLIFRREVIGSAHTFRTPYSGFVFCDESMRAALVSGGFSGVETEDASDY, from the coding sequence ATGGACAGTCAAGCAACGGTAGAAACGATTTACGTATTGCGTCCCTCATTCTCAGGCCGCGGACCAGGTCACGGCTTGGTATTCGCCAATCTAGAAAGCCTGCTTGCGCCGCCGCGCAGAATCCTTCGCCCAACCGCAGGGGGTTTTCCGCCTTTGAGGGAAACGCCTCTCCTGATTCAGGAGCAATCAGGCAAAGCGACTCTAGACGATCTTGAAGCGTCGTTTAGTGGCTACTGGCTTGTGTCTGACCGTTTGAAAAACGCTTTTGAGGATAATGACCCTCAGGGTTTCGCATTCGCTCGATGCGATGTAAAGATGGCCGACGGTTCTGACGCGGGCGAGCGCTATCTATGTGATGTTCTCCGCGTCATAGATGCATTGGACGAGGAGCGATCTGAAACAAGGATTGATGTTGGCGATGATTTCGTCAATGGAAAGTTTTACCACGTCACAACGGGTTCAAGCCTCATCTTTAGGCGCGAGGTCATTGGATCGGCGCATACGTTCCGCACTCCGTACTCAGGCTTCGTCTTCTGCGACGAATCAATGCGCGCCGCGTTAGTTAGTGGTGGCTTTAGCGGCGTTGAGACTGAGGACGCAAGCGATTACTAA
- a CDS encoding DUF262 domain-containing protein, with amino-acid sequence MAYVTPQSQNLKVAFSSRYSLPHFQREYKWEPRHYEELINDIQDAFLQSFDPGHGRSQVADYSPYFLGSVITSSESAGKKPLIDGQQRLTSAFVLLAYLDRYSREKGITAAADLQNYLGSVSFGVRDYVIGFSDARRQIFDYYLDVTKTAVEALDAAEEINDLDHGDRRIIEALRATEPLLDQRSFDYIAYFIDFVIERVYLIDISVAKESEAHRVFVTMNDRGLRLGPIDLLKGEILSRVHTAAEVEVAHKAWVETVNKLRAIDPEEDSLFFRNFFRAQWGETIRGKSKGDAAGDYDIIGDAYHRWFTENTARIGLKTADDYLSFARDQITKFAEVYIFIREAEETLSAGFDHVYYNSARRYSFQSMVLLAAVAESDKGSEWRRKIALVSRLIDLILTTRTIEGKENNYDNLKELSFGLAKEVRGKDVAGIEALVRDHWGRYAPIIPRLAELSYNYRNDNRSHLLYVLSRIACYLETSCDLVGAVGFETYWRRDKSSRTFDIEHLLKFQFDPATLPAAHGFADQRDYSDQRNRIGALALLPRSRNRSLQAKPYREKLAVYANENLLVQTLDSGVYTNNPKFAEFLTDNPLVTFGPIAKFSKADISTRAAAYAEVGRLIWQSP; translated from the coding sequence ATGGCCTACGTCACGCCGCAGTCTCAGAATCTAAAAGTCGCGTTCTCCAGTCGTTATTCCCTTCCGCATTTTCAGCGAGAGTACAAGTGGGAGCCACGTCATTACGAAGAACTGATTAACGATATTCAAGACGCCTTTTTACAATCCTTCGATCCCGGGCACGGCCGGTCTCAAGTAGCAGACTATTCGCCGTACTTTTTAGGATCGGTGATCACATCGAGTGAGTCCGCGGGTAAGAAGCCACTGATCGATGGCCAACAGCGTCTGACATCTGCTTTTGTCCTATTGGCATATCTGGACAGGTACTCGCGAGAGAAGGGTATTACGGCAGCAGCGGATCTCCAAAATTACCTGGGCAGTGTCAGCTTTGGTGTCCGCGACTATGTGATAGGTTTTTCAGACGCCCGACGGCAGATCTTTGATTACTATCTTGATGTCACCAAAACGGCAGTAGAAGCGCTTGACGCGGCGGAAGAAATTAATGATCTCGATCACGGAGATCGACGGATCATTGAAGCACTGAGGGCTACTGAACCCTTGCTCGATCAGCGATCTTTCGATTACATCGCTTACTTTATCGATTTTGTCATCGAGCGCGTGTATTTGATCGATATTTCGGTAGCGAAAGAGTCGGAAGCGCATCGCGTCTTCGTCACGATGAATGATCGTGGTTTGCGACTAGGACCGATTGACCTGCTTAAGGGCGAAATACTTTCGCGAGTACATACGGCGGCTGAAGTTGAGGTCGCGCATAAGGCGTGGGTCGAAACAGTCAACAAACTTAGAGCTATCGATCCTGAGGAGGACTCGCTCTTCTTTCGCAACTTCTTTCGGGCCCAGTGGGGTGAGACCATCAGAGGCAAGTCGAAGGGCGATGCTGCCGGAGATTACGACATTATCGGTGACGCATACCATCGCTGGTTCACCGAAAATACAGCGCGCATTGGCTTAAAAACGGCGGATGACTACTTATCTTTCGCTAGAGATCAAATAACAAAATTCGCAGAGGTCTACATTTTTATCCGAGAGGCAGAGGAGACTTTGTCCGCCGGCTTTGACCACGTGTATTACAACTCAGCTCGCCGATATAGTTTCCAGTCGATGGTGCTTCTCGCCGCAGTCGCGGAAAGTGATAAGGGCAGCGAGTGGCGTCGGAAAATCGCCCTCGTCTCCAGATTGATTGATTTAATTCTTACCACTCGCACAATCGAAGGCAAGGAAAACAATTACGACAACCTCAAGGAGCTATCTTTTGGCCTTGCAAAGGAAGTGCGCGGTAAAGACGTAGCTGGAATAGAAGCTCTGGTACGCGATCATTGGGGCCGATACGCGCCGATAATTCCTCGCTTAGCAGAGCTAAGTTATAACTATCGCAATGACAATCGATCCCACTTGCTCTATGTGTTGTCACGTATTGCATGCTACTTGGAGACCAGTTGTGATTTAGTTGGCGCCGTTGGATTTGAAACGTACTGGCGCCGTGACAAGAGCTCGCGCACTTTCGATATCGAGCACCTTCTCAAATTTCAATTCGACCCAGCAACGTTGCCCGCGGCGCACGGATTTGCAGATCAAAGAGATTATTCGGATCAGAGGAATCGAATTGGCGCCCTAGCTTTGCTTCCAAGATCACGCAATCGCTCGCTGCAAGCGAAACCCTACAGGGAAAAGCTAGCCGTATATGCCAATGAAAACCTGCTTGTGCAAACACTCGATTCCGGCGTCTATACCAACAACCCAAAGTTTGCCGAGTTTTTGACAGATAATCCGCTCGTCACTTTTGGACCGATCGCAAAATTTAGTAAGGCCGACATAAGCACTCGGGCAGCCGCATACGCGGAAGTCGGGCGGTTGATTTGGCAGAGTCCTTGA
- a CDS encoding ImmA/IrrE family metallo-endopeptidase, with protein sequence MIEIDRAQAEGENRARFTLAHELGHLELGHSRYMRRDVCHVADIDLDGFARIEIKDIVRMEWQANYFAAALLLPQKQLIESMNRIAWKVGVSPRGRSHLYLDHQPCNISDFNRIALPLTDVFGVSRSVIKIRLKGLGLLVEEERSTPYADELASEALRRNRK encoded by the coding sequence GTGATCGAGATTGATAGGGCGCAAGCCGAGGGAGAGAATCGAGCACGCTTTACGCTCGCTCATGAGCTTGGGCATCTGGAATTGGGTCACTCCAGATACATGAGGAGAGATGTCTGTCACGTCGCTGATATCGATTTAGATGGGTTTGCGAGGATAGAGATCAAGGATATTGTTCGTATGGAGTGGCAGGCGAACTATTTCGCAGCAGCCTTGCTTCTGCCTCAAAAGCAACTTATCGAGTCGATGAATAGGATTGCTTGGAAGGTCGGTGTTAGCCCTCGCGGACGTAGCCACCTATACCTGGATCATCAACCTTGCAACATTTCAGATTTTAATAGGATCGCGTTGCCACTTACCGATGTATTCGGTGTGTCGCGTAGCGTAATAAAGATTCGCTTGAAGGGGCTTGGCTTGCTGGTAGAAGAGGAGCGCAGTACTCCTTACGCTGACGAACTAGCTAGCGAAGCACTGCGGCGGAATCGAAAGTAG
- a CDS encoding restriction endonuclease: MSTTLRGDQFESDVFALLSRDISEGRFIAPSDRCRIFRKKACYSKDREKDIVFDIAIEISLPGQATYSSLWLIECKNYGHRVPVDDVEEFFAKTEQIKPGKTYAVVISTNSFQEGAFNFARSKGIGLARYFIAESLHWILTRSPSSLAVRSDASLDSKMAYDGLRQEDYLSRYYDLCCYSGDIYSHSLNALFLKLLRPEEAVEIIGIIGGARERISSGLFLVPFLHAKEIESRCQMLRDAVGYKRGRVSLEAICNYFQETCGLEVREASLASGCLALFHSTPR; encoded by the coding sequence ATGAGTACAACTTTGCGAGGCGATCAGTTTGAAAGTGATGTTTTCGCGCTGCTCTCGCGCGACATTTCAGAAGGAAGATTCATAGCTCCGAGCGATCGGTGCAGAATATTCAGAAAGAAAGCCTGCTACTCCAAGGACAGGGAGAAGGACATTGTCTTCGATATCGCGATCGAAATAAGTCTCCCTGGGCAGGCTACATATTCATCGCTTTGGCTAATAGAGTGCAAGAACTACGGGCATAGGGTGCCCGTGGATGATGTGGAGGAGTTTTTCGCTAAGACTGAGCAAATAAAGCCCGGAAAGACCTACGCGGTGGTCATCTCGACAAACTCATTCCAAGAGGGGGCGTTCAACTTTGCGCGTTCTAAAGGAATCGGTCTTGCTCGGTACTTCATTGCGGAATCTTTGCATTGGATTCTTACCAGGTCGCCATCGAGCTTGGCGGTTCGGTCCGATGCGAGTCTTGATTCGAAAATGGCGTATGACGGCCTGCGTCAAGAGGACTATCTGAGTCGCTATTACGACTTGTGCTGCTACTCAGGGGATATTTACAGCCATTCATTGAATGCTCTTTTTCTCAAGCTGCTTAGGCCCGAAGAGGCTGTCGAGATTATCGGGATAATCGGAGGGGCGCGAGAGCGAATCTCGTCGGGACTTTTCCTGGTTCCTTTCCTTCACGCGAAAGAGATCGAATCTCGTTGCCAGATGCTTCGGGATGCTGTCGGCTACAAACGCGGTAGAGTATCGCTTGAGGCTATTTGCAATTACTTCCAAGAAACTTGCGGTCTGGAAGTGCGTGAGGCCAGCTTGGCTTCAGGGTGCTTGGCACTATTTCATTCGACACCACGGTGA
- a CDS encoding energy transducer TonB: MNDMKHACRLVLLGALIFPASQAAAQYASTDGRLDPASRLRQPVVYPQEAIDKCVSGTTVIIVDVDGEGRFVRAVVEKSSRDRHLDNAALEAARHWVYIPPRNEKGETEADRIRIPLDFEEHESCWTKTVPDAPAYPEASSLERYPPQWPGTVEANQLSGEVVVMLLLESDGSAHSVRIAKSSGDMAIDQAARWAASQWTYVPAVVDGKPVRSVLRLPIAYGNKPK, from the coding sequence ATGAACGACATGAAGCACGCATGCCGACTGGTCCTGCTCGGCGCGTTGATATTCCCGGCAAGCCAGGCCGCCGCGCAATACGCGAGTACCGACGGGCGCCTGGATCCGGCATCCAGGCTGCGGCAGCCCGTGGTCTACCCGCAAGAAGCGATCGACAAGTGCGTGAGTGGAACGACCGTGATCATCGTCGACGTGGACGGCGAGGGGCGATTCGTCCGCGCGGTCGTGGAGAAATCCAGCCGCGACCGGCACCTGGACAACGCGGCGCTGGAGGCCGCGCGCCACTGGGTCTACATCCCGCCCCGCAACGAGAAGGGCGAAACCGAGGCGGACAGAATCCGCATCCCGCTGGATTTCGAAGAACATGAAAGCTGCTGGACGAAAACCGTCCCCGATGCGCCGGCCTATCCCGAGGCGTCCTCGCTGGAGCGCTATCCGCCGCAGTGGCCCGGCACGGTCGAGGCGAACCAGCTCAGCGGCGAAGTGGTGGTGATGCTGCTGCTCGAAAGCGATGGCAGCGCGCATTCGGTCCGGATCGCGAAGTCCAGCGGCGATATGGCTATCGACCAAGCCGCCAGGTGGGCGGCAAGTCAATGGACCTACGTGCCCGCCGTGGTCGACGGCAAGCCGGTGCGTTCGGTGCTGCGCTTGCCCATCGCCTACGGCAACAAGCCGAAGTGA
- a CDS encoding metallophosphoesterase family protein — MRIAVVSDIHGNLAALDAVLLDIERRGADKVVDLGDLLSGPLQPRETADRLIALGWPTIAGNHERQVLTDPPERMSESDRFAAAQIRPDQREWMRGLPTTLRLNDEVLLVHGTARSDLECFIETVDAGGMRAATPDEAAERAGDSDARVILCGHTHVPRSLRLADGRLIVNPGSVGLQAYTGEHPYPHRVEVGTPQARYAIVERNGDGEWNAQLIAVDYDWNAAAELALRNGRPDWARALATGRV, encoded by the coding sequence ATGCGCATCGCCGTCGTATCCGACATCCATGGCAACCTCGCCGCCCTCGACGCGGTGCTGCTCGACATCGAGCGCCGCGGTGCCGACAAGGTGGTCGACCTCGGCGACCTGCTGTCGGGCCCGCTGCAGCCGCGCGAAACCGCCGACCGCCTGATCGCGCTGGGCTGGCCGACCATCGCCGGCAATCACGAGCGGCAGGTGCTGACCGATCCGCCCGAGCGCATGAGCGAATCCGACCGGTTTGCGGCCGCGCAGATCCGTCCCGATCAGCGCGAGTGGATGCGCGGCCTGCCGACGACCCTGCGTTTGAACGACGAGGTGCTGCTGGTCCACGGCACCGCGCGCAGCGACCTGGAATGCTTCATCGAAACCGTCGACGCCGGTGGCATGCGCGCGGCCACCCCGGACGAAGCGGCCGAGCGCGCCGGCGACAGCGACGCCCGCGTGATCCTGTGCGGCCACACCCACGTACCACGCAGCCTACGTCTGGCCGACGGCCGCCTGATCGTCAATCCCGGCAGCGTGGGGCTGCAGGCCTACACCGGCGAACATCCGTATCCGCACCGGGTCGAAGTCGGCACGCCGCAGGCGCGCTATGCGATCGTCGAACGCAACGGCGACGGCGAATGGAACGCGCAGCTGATCGCGGTCGATTACGACTGGAACGCCGCGGCCGAACTCGCATTGCGCAACGGCCGCCCGGATTGGGCGCGGGCGCTGGCGACCGGACGGGTTTGA